In a single window of the Methanorbis furvi genome:
- a CDS encoding NAD(P)-dependent glycerol-1-phosphate dehydrogenase, with protein MNLENNRILKDKTFDKSRWIQMPRNVIVGHDALLQIPGIIADLNINGPIMLLSGDTTMKTVGAKVQDLLQEQGFDLVTGIVGRITYDEIKRIETVVQKAHAVLIVAVGGGRVIDTAKVVSYNLDIQFISVPTAASHDGIASSRASVVTEAGNVSVAAQPPLAIVADTGVIATAPHRLLAAGCADIIANYTAILDWELSHRLTGESISEYAVTLSKITAEILVKNANLIAHNDETAVWIVVKALFSSGIAMSIAGSSRPASGGEHKFAHMLERLAPGVALHGEACGIGTILGMYLHGGDWKSISQSLKQIGAPTTPSDLGISDEVCVQAVLRAREIRPERFTIFDTGITREAALAAVKALYEV; from the coding sequence GTGAACTTAGAGAATAATAGGATACTAAAGGATAAAACCTTTGACAAATCCCGATGGATTCAGATGCCGCGGAACGTGATCGTTGGTCACGACGCTCTTCTCCAGATTCCAGGCATTATTGCAGACCTTAACATCAATGGTCCAATCATGCTGCTGTCAGGAGACACCACCATGAAAACCGTCGGAGCAAAGGTGCAGGATCTGTTGCAAGAACAAGGTTTTGACCTCGTCACAGGCATTGTCGGCCGCATTACGTATGATGAGATCAAGCGCATCGAGACTGTTGTGCAAAAAGCACATGCTGTTCTGATCGTTGCCGTCGGCGGCGGCCGTGTGATTGATACGGCAAAGGTGGTCTCCTACAATCTTGATATCCAGTTTATCAGCGTTCCAACAGCCGCGTCCCATGACGGCATCGCATCCTCCCGCGCTTCGGTTGTGACAGAAGCCGGCAATGTCAGTGTTGCCGCCCAGCCGCCGCTTGCAATCGTTGCCGATACCGGCGTGATCGCGACCGCACCGCACCGGCTCCTTGCCGCAGGATGTGCGGATATTATTGCAAACTACACCGCAATTCTTGACTGGGAGCTGTCCCACCGGCTTACCGGCGAGTCGATCAGTGAGTATGCTGTGACGCTTTCAAAGATCACGGCAGAAATTCTCGTGAAAAATGCGAATCTCATCGCCCACAATGATGAGACTGCTGTATGGATTGTGGTCAAAGCCCTTTTCTCTTCAGGAATTGCGATGAGTATTGCCGGGAGTTCACGGCCGGCTTCAGGCGGCGAGCATAAGTTTGCGCACATGCTTGAACGGCTTGCTCCGGGTGTTGCGCTGCATGGAGAGGCCTGCGGTATCGGGACAATTCTTGGTATGTACCTGCACGGTGGTGATTGGAAGTCTATCAGCCAGTCTCTCAAACAGATCGGCGCTCCAACGACTCCTTCAGATCTTGGCATCAGCGATGAGGTGTGTGTGCAGGCGGTCCTTCGGG
- a CDS encoding DUF63 family protein, giving the protein MFTGINAFIQKYYIDAVLEDQPYNIYLTITCAILLLVTLYLLYRWTRANNIKIDTQLIVATMPFVIFGGVLRVVEDTGCIPEPWWVLFVTPPIFFVVLLYTIFVLVISRSLESHGVVESYAKPYFWIGVASNLVTLAFLCWWGLTQTELALWVAGCILAMAAVVSLIFWALVRYGLNWEYVTHPLYKILIFGQLLDASATSFALELHPMHYIEQHVLGDGLIQLTGTAFVMFPLKVVVLLPAIWILEKFRKEEGMDEIWHLVLLAMITVGFAPGVRDILRMVLFI; this is encoded by the coding sequence ATGTTTACTGGAATAAATGCGTTCATACAAAAATATTATATCGATGCGGTCCTGGAGGATCAGCCGTATAATATTTACTTGACGATCACGTGTGCAATCTTGTTGCTCGTCACCCTTTATCTTCTTTACCGCTGGACACGGGCAAATAATATCAAAATTGATACACAGCTGATTGTTGCAACAATGCCGTTTGTGATTTTCGGCGGAGTTCTTCGTGTTGTTGAAGATACGGGCTGCATTCCTGAACCATGGTGGGTGCTGTTTGTTACGCCGCCGATTTTTTTTGTTGTGCTGCTGTACACGATTTTTGTGCTGGTGATTTCCCGGTCTCTTGAGAGTCACGGGGTTGTTGAGTCGTATGCAAAGCCGTATTTCTGGATCGGTGTTGCGTCAAATCTTGTGACGCTGGCGTTTCTGTGCTGGTGGGGACTTACGCAGACTGAGCTTGCCCTCTGGGTTGCGGGATGTATTCTTGCGATGGCGGCGGTCGTGTCCCTGATTTTCTGGGCCTTGGTGCGCTACGGGTTGAACTGGGAGTATGTGACGCATCCGCTGTACAAGATTCTGATCTTTGGTCAGCTGCTGGATGCGTCTGCGACAAGTTTTGCGCTGGAGCTGCATCCGATGCATTATATTGAGCAGCATGTTCTCGGCGACGGGCTGATTCAGCTGACGGGAACGGCGTTTGTGATGTTTCCGCTGAAGGTTGTTGTTCTGCTCCCCGCGATCTGGATTTTAGAGAAGTTTCGTAAAGAAGAAGGAATGGATGAGATCTGGCATCTGGTGCTGCTGGCAATGATTACGGTCGGGTTTGCACCGGGCGTGCGGGATATTTTGAGGATGGTGCTTTTCATCTGA
- a CDS encoding stage II sporulation protein M has translation MMSDRRMYLIAFAVVAALFFGSCISGYASSLDDPGVADDIVVTFQSSTTELDADAPGLLSWQIFFNNLKVCLILFMGGVTFGAMTLFVLISNGYVIGNISGVMLRGYDLSVFAATIVPHGIFEIFAMLMASALGLQMGRSLYLDAQGRDNAGTTCLWYGTRFLLVVLPLLVVAAVVETFATPVISVMVFTGL, from the coding sequence ATGATGTCTGATCGGCGCATGTATTTGATCGCGTTTGCGGTGGTGGCGGCCCTGTTCTTTGGGTCTTGTATCTCTGGATATGCTTCGTCTCTTGATGATCCCGGGGTCGCGGATGATATTGTGGTGACGTTTCAGAGTTCGACTACGGAGCTGGATGCGGATGCTCCGGGGCTGTTGTCCTGGCAGATTTTTTTCAATAATCTGAAGGTCTGCCTGATTCTTTTCATGGGAGGAGTGACGTTTGGGGCGATGACGCTGTTTGTTTTGATCTCAAACGGTTATGTTATCGGCAATATTTCAGGTGTTATGCTTCGCGGATATGATCTGTCGGTGTTTGCGGCGACGATTGTTCCCCATGGTATTTTTGAGATTTTTGCGATGCTGATGGCATCCGCCCTCGGGTTGCAGATGGGCAGGTCGCTGTATCTTGATGCGCAGGGCAGGGATAATGCAGGGACTACATGTCTTTGGTACGGGACGCGGTTTTTGCTTGTTGTTCTGCCGCTGCTGGTGGTTGCGGCTGTTGTGGAGACGTTTGCAACGCCGGTGATCTCGGTGATGGTGTTTACCGGATTGTGA